AGCTGATAGTGCTTGGGGGAACGCTCGAGGGAAGCCAGAAATCGGAAACGTGTGTGGAGTCCCCGGGGACTTGGGTGTCGGTGAGTGGCTCTTTCTAGCCCGCAGTGTGAAGCGTTGAGAAGGGTGCCCTTGGGACCTGAGCTCAGAATAGAGGCGGGGCTTCAGGTGGGATCCTCCGTGTGGGGCggctggggaggagaggcccACGGGCAGCTCTGGCCCCCCAGGTGGTGGGGAACTGCCGGAAGCTGGGCGCCCCCAAGGTCTTCTACATCGCCGCGGACATGGCCTCCCCCGAGGCGCCCGAGCGCGTGGTGCAGTTTGCGCTGGACAAGCTGGGtgaggggcggggcctggggtCTGGAGCAGAGTACCCTGGCCTGAGCCTTAGGGTCGGCGGAACCGCGGTGGGGTGCCGTGGGGGCGGGTGTCTGGGGGCGGAGACTCGCGGAGCCTGGGGCGCAGCCAGGGATGGGGGCTGACCACTAGGGGCGAGGCTCACTACCAGGGGCGAAGACTTGCAGGACGCCAGGAGAGAAATGCTTTGGTCTCCCGGGTGGGGGGTGCTACCTGCCGCGAGGACCTCGGCGCTCCGGACCGAACCCCACCCGTCGCGGGGCGGGGATTCGTACAGCCCAGCGGGCAGGGCCTCGGGCCAGCCCTGCGCTGACCAGCATTTCTGGGCCAGGGGGTCTGGACTACCTCGTGCTGAACCACCTCGGCGGCATTCCGGCCGGCATGCGGGCCCGCAGCGCCCAGGCCACGCACTGGCTCGTGCAGGTGCTCCCCGAAACCGGCGGCCCTGCCCCTTCTCGCCCTGCCCTCCGCCCGAGCGCGCCTATCCCAGCCCAGGGCTCCGCCCCGCGTGCAAAGGCGCTCCTCCCTCCTCGGCTCCTCCCAGGGGAAGTCCGGGCCCCGCCCCTTTGGGTCCTAGGCTCCGCCCCTCCTGGCCTTGGCTCCGCCCTCGTATGGAGCCCGTACCGCTCCACTTGTGTCCTCGGGCCCCGCCCGTCGGGCCGGGCCCCGCCTCTGCCCTGTGACTCGCTGTCGCCGCCTGCAGGTGAACTTCCTGAGTTATGTGCAACTGACTAAGTTGGCGCTGCCCAGCCTGACTGACAGCAAGGGCTCCCTGGTGGTGGTGTCCACGTTGCTCGGTGCGTGAAGGTGGCTCTAGCTCTTGGGGGAGGGGCTTGGAGAGGACGGGCTTCGTGCGGGAGAAGCGGAAGGGCGGGAAGGCTCCCTGGAAGAAGCATCTTGTGGCCCCTCAGCAGCTGCCCTCCTGCACCCCTAGGCCGTGTGCCcgtgtccttctccaccccctaCTCAGCGGCCAAGTTCGCGTTGGACAGCTTCTTCGGCTCCCTGCGGAGGGAGCTGGATGTTCAGGACGTGAATGTGGCCATCACCATGTGCGTCCTGGGCCTCCGGGATCCGGCCTCCACTGTGGAGGGAGTCAGGTGAGGCCTGGGTGTGAGCAGGGAACCATCGGTTGCATGCCGTGGGAACCCACCGCAGTCCCTACCATCTCCCTCCCTAGGGGCGTCAGGAGAGCCAAGGCGGCCCCGGGACCCAAGGCAGCCCTGGCTGTGATCCGAGGTGGTGCTACACGAGCCTCCTGTGTCTTCTACCCGTGGCGCTTGCACCTGCTCTGTCTGCTGCGAGGCTGGCTGCCGCACCCGAGGGCCTGGTTCATTCGCCAGGACCTCAACATCTCTGCAGTTGCAGCCTGAGTCCCCTGGGGCTCCTGTCTTCCCAGACGGGAGGTACCATCCAGCTGTTCCTGGAGTCGGGACACTAACAAAGACACCTCCGAGAGGGTGGCCTGAGTCCAAGATGGAGTCATCAGGGCAAAAGCCAAACAGAAGAATATCTGCAGGCACCTGGAAACAAACTGCAGGTGTTCGCACCCCCTCAGTCTTGAAAGGCACAGCCCAGACTTGAGGTTCTTGGAGGTCACTGGTGACATGATCATTGCTTCC
This is a stretch of genomic DNA from Ictidomys tridecemlineatus isolate mIctTri1 chromosome 2, mIctTri1.hap1, whole genome shotgun sequence. It encodes these proteins:
- the Hsd11b1l gene encoding hydroxysteroid 11-beta-dehydrogenase 1-like protein isoform X2, yielding MKVLLLAGLGALFSAYYWDDNFEPARLQGARVLLTGAAGDAGVGEELAYHYARLGSHLVLSAQAEALLQKVVGNCRKLGAPKVFYIAADMASPEAPERVVQFALDKLGGLDYLVLNHLGGIPAGMRARSAQATHWLVQVNFLSYVQLTKLALPSLTDSKGSLVVVSTLLGRVPVSFSTPYSAAKFALDSFFGSLRRELDVQDVNVAITMCVLGLRDPASTVEGVRRAKAAPGPKAALAVIRGGATRASCVFYPWRLHLLCLLRGWLPHPRAWFIRQDLNISAVAA
- the Hsd11b1l gene encoding hydroxysteroid 11-beta-dehydrogenase 1-like protein isoform X1; protein product: MKVLLLAGLGALFSAYYWDDNFEPARLQGARVLLTGAAGDAGVGEELAYHYARLGSHLVLSAQAEALLQKVVGNCRKLGAPKVFYIAADMASPEAPERVVQFALDKLGGLDYLVLNHLGGIPAGMRARSAQATHWLVQVNFLSYVQLTKLALPSLTDSKGSLVVVSTLLGRVPVSFSTPYSAAKFALDSFFGSLRRELDVQDVNVAITMCVLGLRDPASTVEGVRGVRRAKAAPGPKAALAVIRGGATRASCVFYPWRLHLLCLLRGWLPHPRAWFIRQDLNISAVAA
- the Hsd11b1l gene encoding hydroxysteroid 11-beta-dehydrogenase 1-like protein isoform X3, with amino-acid sequence MKVLLLAGLGALFSAYYWDDNFEPARLQGARVLLTGAAGDAGVGEELAYHYARLGSHLVLSAQAEALLQKVVGNCRKLGAPKVFYIAADMASPEAPERVVQFALDKLGGLDYLVLNHLGGIPAGMRARSAQATHWLVQVNFLSYVQLTKLALPSLTDSKGSLVVVSTLLGRVPVSFSTPYSAAKFALDSFFGSLRRELDVQDVNVAITMCVLGLRDPASTVEGVSPYHLPP
- the Hsd11b1l gene encoding hydroxysteroid 11-beta-dehydrogenase 1-like protein isoform X4, encoding MKVLLLAGLGALFSAYYWDDNFEPARLQGARVLLTGAAGDAGVGEELAYHYARLGSHLVLSAQAEALLQKVNFLSYVQLTKLALPSLTDSKGSLVVVSTLLGRVPVSFSTPYSAAKFALDSFFGSLRRELDVQDVNVAITMCVLGLRDPASTVEGVRGVRRAKAAPGPKAALAVIRGGATRASCVFYPWRLHLLCLLRGWLPHPRAWFIRQDLNISAVAA